From the genome of Mucilaginibacter paludis DSM 18603:
TTCAACCCATTGCCTTACCGTATCTCTGTCAATTTTTTTAATGCCCTCCTGAAATGCCTTTATCATTTCCCATACCTTATCTGAAGCATCATCAATAGCTGTGGGATAACTTTCCAGATACCATTTTTCCCAATCGGCAAGGGTTGTGCCTTCAAATTGCTGAATAAGGTCACTCATTTGCCCTACAACCTTAGCTCTCGTCCCCTGCGCATTTTGATTGGCCAAATTCATGATTTGGGTAGCGTATTTTAAATAGTTGTACCTTTTTCCGGAAAGCAACTCTTGGATTTGGGCATTCGGTATTTTTATCTTCATTATACTCCTTGAAATAGTTCGCTCAGGTTAACTTTTAATGCTTTGGCTATCTTTTCTAAGTTGACAATCGAGATATTTCTTTGGCCGTTTTCAACGCTTGCAATGTAACTTCTGTCTAAATCAGCAGTATAGGATAAGTCTTTTTGCGAAATACCGTTTTTTTCACGGATTTCTCTTATCCGGCTGCCTACTTTGGACTTAATTTCCATTTTGTAAAGATGGAAGAATGTAGACTATAAGCCAAAGACTATAAGTAACATCAGCATTTTACTTTTTTTCTGCCCGCGGCAACGAGCACCACTTGGCGCTTTAGGCAGCAGAGACGCAAACAATGCTCATTCTAACCGACAAATGCTAACCCACTCTAAATGCATCAAACACAAGGTCTGGCAGGGCATCAAGACCATCACAACCCCATACCAAAAATGCACATCCCACGCAACCAAGCGTCAAGATGTGCATTAAATATCCGCTAATGATGCTATCAGCACCACCACACTACAAACTTTATTTCACCTGCAAAGTCTTCCCCGCAATATCCTCCCATCGGTAATAATGAAAAGTACGATCATCGCTCATCACTACAAAAAGGCCATGTTTAAAGGTGTCATTGAGTGGTATGTTAACCACATCCGATCCATCGCTTTGTTGGGCCTGTACGGGTACTACTTTTAGCAGGCGGTGTTCAAAGGGATTTTGTTTGGTGCCTTCGCGACTAAACACCTGGAAGCGGTTTGCACCCTGATCTGATACCAAAATGTAACCGGTATTTTTAGTGAGCTTATAAATCGAGATGCCTTCATGGTCGGCCTTAAAGCCACTGGTGGCAAAAATGGCCAGTTGTTTATCCCCTTTCTCCGGGTCGGCATAGTACTGGCGAACGCCTACCTGCTCATCCGAATAATAAATGTATCCCAATTCGTTATCAACGGCTATCGCTTCAATTTCCTTTTTACCGCTGTATTCACCAAACTTGCGTACCAGCGTGGCCTTAACCTTTCCGCTGCCGTCGTCGCCTAATAGATATTGCCAAATATAGCCGCCTGTTTTAGGTCCGCTTTTACGGCCAACAACCGCATACATTTTACCGTTTTTTGCCGTGTAGATGGCTATGCCCATCAGATCGCGAAACTCGGCGCCGGTTTCGCCAACAAACATGTCCAGCCCGCCATTGTCAACCGGTTTCATATCCGGTAACGAAAATATACGGAGCTTGTGGGTGATCCGCTCCGTGGTAATGGCAATGTCGGTAGGCTTGCCGTTCAACATCAGGCCGTAAGCCAGGTCAACGTTATTGGGGCGCTTTAAACCCCTAACCACCTTGTCTGCTACTATTTTTCCTTGCAGGTCAAACACATATAAGGCACCGTCGGCATCCTTATCAGTACCAATTACCAAACTTTTGGCCGGATCGGCTTTGTTGATCCAAATCGCCGGATCATCGGTATCATACTTTACCGCTTCGGTAATAATTACAGGCTTAACAGCAGTGGTATCATCAATTGGTGCGTGCAAGCAGGCTGTATTTAAAAATATTAAAGCAAGTGGAGCAAAGCAAAACGTATTTAAATTCATCTAATTATTTTATTGTTTAACTCCGTATGCACCTACAAAGGCTGATGGTTCTGGCGAGGTATAAGTTATGCCGTTTGATGTTGTAATACCGGCTTTATGGTTACGGGTAAAGGTTGTAATGCCTGTTGTTAAAGCCGGCGAGTTACCCTGTAAGTGAAAATCCCAGGTGGTAGTGAATACGGCGTTCAGCACGGGCGTATTCAGCGGATAATTCAAAAATTTAGGATCGTTGGCCCCTGCAAGTGTACCTCTTACATCGTTTACGCCCGCAATCACATCGTTGCTTCCAGGCTGAAACTGGTTAACCGTGGTTTGATCATAACCGTAATACCAGTTGTTACTGTATTTAGACCGTGAGTCTTCTGGTTTTTTGGGATCTCTTTTTACACCGAAACGGGTGTTGGCAAAAAGGTTGTTATACAATTCGGCACGTACGGTTGCTTCCAGCCAAACCGAACCGCCTTTGGCTGTGGGCCGCCTCCAGCCCGTGTTAACCATGGTATTATTGTAAGCTATAATGTAAGCCTGCGGAGTACGGTCGCCAGCGTTGGATAGTTTTAAGGCGTTGGTATTAGCGCTGTAAACCAGGTTATAGGCCACATCTGCCAAACATCCCGATTTAAAGTTCATGGCTTCGCCCCCGGTTACACCCGTAGTATAAAATAGGTTGTTGGCAAATATAATTTTACCACCCTCGATGTAGGTACAGTCTTCCTGGAAGTTGCGGATAATACTGTTCTGAACGATCAACTTACCGTTAACGTTGGAGAACCATAGCGCAGGCAGGTTTTCGCCGGCTACGGCTTTATATAAACCCATTTTTACCGATGTCGATGCGTCGGAAGTTGTATTGCCACCGTACTCTAATATCGTATAATCCAACACCAGCTCGGCGCAGGTTGTTGCGGCCAGGATACCGCCCCACATTTTTCCAAATTTTTTGGCGTCAGTTTTATACTGATCATTCACCGTAAATTTAACCGGGTTGGTAGCCGTACCTAACGAGTACAGGTTGCCTTTTACAATAACCTCGGGCTTGGCGGTGGTATCCATCAGCACGGTTACCCCTTCTTCAATGGTGAGGGTTTTTCCTTCGGGGATAATTACATCGCCCTTAATTTCGTGTACGCTGCCTTTGGCCCATACACCCGATATCTCTCCGGTTGCCGAACCATTTGCCGAGGTCGTGTCAACCTTGATATTAGCTTTCTGGCAGGCCGTAAAAGCCAGTGCCGTAAATACCATTGTAATTATTTGTTTCAATTTCATATTGAATTTTTTAATATTCGGTTATTAGTTAAACTTATACCTTAGCCCTATAAGGTAGTTTTGCCCGTAATAATCGGCACGGATGAGCGTTTGGCCGTTAGAAACAAGATTTTCTTTGATCTTATCATTCTCAGCGTTGGTGCCTTTGATAAACAGCTTGGCTGGGCTATTGAAAATATTATTCGCTTTAGCAAATACACTTAACCCGTGTTTAAACCTTTTCTCGGCTGATGCATCTACCTGGATCTGACCTTTTTGCCAAAGGTCGTTATTTAAAAACTGCGATACTGTGTTGATACGCTCGCCGATATAAGAACCTGCCAATTGGGCATCCCAGCCTTTTTTGGTGTCTTTATAAAATAACGACAGGTTACCTACATTTTCTGCCTGGCCATATAGCGGCCGCGACTGATCAACCAAATAAGCTTCGATATCTCCCGTTGTAGCGTTAATCCTCCGGGCCGTTTTTGGGGTGGTAATGCGCGAATGGGTATACGTATAATTAGCTTTTACGCCTATCTTGTGAAAAAACTTGATATAATCCAACTCGGCGCCGTAGTTATTGGCCGTGCCGAAATTTCCGGGGCTGTAATAAACATCCTGCCCGCGTGTTGCATCAGCCTGAAAAGTGTACTCTATCGGATCTTTTATCTTTTTGTAAAATGCGCCAATCAATAATTGCTCAGATGCACCGGGGAACAGTTCGTAGCGCAGATCATAATTATCAGCCAGGGCACGTTTCAAATTGGGGTTGCCGCGTTCCTGGTATTCCTCGTTAATTACCTTGCTGGGTACTATCTCGTAAAAGCCCGGGCGGTTTAATGCCTTGTAATAAGATGCATGCAATTGCGCCTTTTGGTTTAAATGATACTTTACCGTTAAGCTTGGCAATACATCGGTATAAATCTGGCTGCCCGACGGATTGGTTTCGCCGGCCGGGAACAACAGGTTATAACCCTGATTGGTATGCTCAACACGCGCGCCACCGGTAATCTCTGTTTTTGCCGATGTGAAACGGAACATCCCGTAACCGGCACCCGTTTTCTCGCTGGCATCATAAGTTAACGAGTTAGCTACGGCTCCGGTTGGATTGCTTACAACCAGTACCAGGTCGGTATAATTTTTAAAATCGACACCATACAGATCGCCCGAATGGCCTTCTCTTGCTCCAAGAGCGTAATTGTTATAAAAGCTACTTCTTTGCTTATCGCGATACAAGCCGCCCGCCATCAAATCCAGCTTTTTTTCGCCACGGAATACATTATAGGTTAAATCAAGGTACCCGGCTTTGTCCTCGTCGGTATTGCGCTCCCAGCGGCGGTTAACCGGCGAGGTATTGACCAACGATGTACGGCTTTGCTGAAAATTTTGCTGAATGCCGTTCAAACTGATGCTTGTATTATCGGGCACATCATTTTTTGCCGATGAATATACTGCCGACCATTCCACCTTAAATTTGCCATCAAAAAAATGATGATCGCCGTGCAGGGTGCTGTTATAAATCTGTTGCTCGGTTAAGCGGGAACGCGTAGTGTAGGTTAATTCGGCATTACCTTTAGCGGGGTCGTAAACGCCGTTATAGCTGGTACTTACAGCATCTCTGAGCTGCTGGTTAATCAGGTTTACATACACGTTGTACAAGCTGATTTTGTTATTCTGATTAAAAACATAATCAACTTTGCCTTGTACGCCTAAACGCTTTTGCTGGTCGGAATATTCGCGGTAACTTTTACTTGTTATCACAGCATACTGATCGGTACCGTTTACAGATGAACTGTAAAAAGTACTGTTGCTGCCGCGATAGGTATTTTGATAACTGCCCGCTACGATGACACCCAATTTGTTATCCAAAAAACGCTGGCCGATAGATAAACTACCAATTAAATTAGGTGCAGGCTTTTTTGAAGTATAATCTAACGTACCTTTTGTAAAATCGGCCTGGGTGGCGTTGTATTTACTGCCATTAAGCTCATAAGGCGATTGATGGTTAATACCTGACGAATTATAGCTGGTGAAGTTGCGATCAAAAAACAACTGGCTATACCCGGTTGATAAATTGGCATTCACCTGGAAATGATCGGGTGCATTTTTCATCACCATATTTACAACACCGCCGATAGCGTCGCCCTCCAAATTTGGCGTGAGGGTTTTATAAACTTCAAGCCTTTCCAACAGGTCGGAAGGGAACAAGTCGAGCGGAATATAACGGTATTTGTTATCAGGGCTTGGAATTTTAACACCATTAACCATAGTGTAGTTATAGCGCTTATCCATACCACGTATAATAGCGTACTGCCCGTCGCCGTTGCTATTCCGCTCTATGGATACGCCCGATACCCGCTGCACTACGTTAGCCACGGTTAAATCGGGCGAAATTTCGATGGCCTTGCCCGATACGATGTTCATCAGCTGGGTGGCCTTCTGTTCGATACGCCTCGCATCATGATCGTTAGACCCGCTTGTTGCCGCGCTCACGCTAACCTCGGCAAGGCTTTTTGATGCAGGCTCCATATAAAACTTTAAATGCGGATTATCTTCTTTCAGGATAGTGATTTCCTTTACAATAGTTTGATAGGTAATGTAAGTGATACGGATAGTTGCGGGCCCCGCAGGTACATCCTTTAGTTCGAAAGAACCATCAAGGCCGGTACTGGTTACCTTGCCTGTTTTATCTAAAAATACGGTAGCGCCTACCAACGCCTCGCCCGACTGCTTATCATAAACATGGCCCTTTATCTTTGTTGCGCTCGCTATTGCAGCACAAAAAAGGAGAGGAAATAAGATTGATAAAATTTTGTTCATTGCTTTTTGATAACGTGTGTTTTATTTGACGTTACAAAGGTGTATATACCCGTTGTTACTACTGAAATATTCGAGGTTACATAAAAGCAACACCGTTACAATGCCCGTATATCAAAAAGCAACAACACAAAACAACTAACTCATATACAGCTACTTAATATATATCAAAACTCCATTATGGTTTTATTACCGTTACATTAAGGCTATGTTAAGTGCTAATTCTCAATCAAAAGCAGCTATCTGTACATCTTAGATGTAACGCTTTTACAAGCTTTGAATAAAGGCGGTAAGGCTGCCGCCCTGCGAGATATTGAGCTTTTTACGAAGCCTGTACCGCGATACCCGCAAGCTATCAACAGAGATGCCCAGCAAAGCGGCGATGTCATTCGAGTTGAGGTTGATTCGTAACAGCGCTATCAACCTCATATCGGTTGAAGTAAGCTCATTGCTGTGCTGCTTAATACTTTCAAAAAACTGTTGATGTACTTGCTCAAAAGCAGTAGTAAACTCCTTCCAATGCTGCTCATGGTTAAAGCTATCGTTTATTTGGAGTATAATTTGCTGCATTTGTTTTTTCTGGTCGCGTTTATCATCTTTAACCATAGCCTGTAAGGTAGCGCGCATGTTTTCGAGCAATTGGTTATTTCTAATCAGGTTTAGGGTATGGTTAGATAGTTCGCGGCTTTTTAACTCCAGCTGTTGTTTTAAACTTTCCTCTTCCAGTTGCTGGTTTTTAATCTGAAGCTGCATTACCAGGTGCTCGGCCTCCTTTTGTTTGGCCAGCGTATGCTGATCTTTTATTTTTAAACGTTGGCGGCTAAAAATAACCAGACCCAAAACAACAACTAACACTACCACCACCCCTACCGCCACTACAATAACCTGGTTCATTTTGCGGATGTTGTTGAGGCGCATAATCTCGTTGCTCTTTTTATCCATATCATAGAGCACCTGCAAAAAGGCGGTTTGGTTTACACCGTCTTTAGAGTAAATTTCCAACGAATATTTCCGGCTGAGTTCGGCGTAATGGTAGGCGCTATCCATGCGGTTCATCAGTTGATATACCTTGCCCAAATCTTTACTGCATGCCGCCAGTTGGTAAATATTACCAGTTTGCCTTGCCAGGGCCATCGCCCTTCGCGATTGCACTACGCTCTCGGCATAACGGCCCGTTTTGCGCAAAATATCGCCCAGGTTATTAACAACCTCAATGGAAGCTACCTCATTATGCTCTTCATTGTAAAGCCGCAATGATTTTTCAAAACACACGTACGAAGAATCATACCGGGCCAGATCCTCGTATATACTACCCAGATTTTCGTAAATTTTGGCTGCCCCTTTTTTGTAATTGGCCTGATTGTAGGTTTTAAGCGCCAGGTTTTGATAATAAAAAGCACTATCATACTGGCGGCTCTTCTCGTAAAGGTGCCCTATATTTCCTAATATCTCGGCCTGCCCTTTTAAGTTGTTATTTTGTTTATAAATAGCCAAAGCCTTGTTATACATAACCCTTGATTTGCCCATTTGCTTGTTATAATAATAAAGCACACCGGTTTCGCCCAGGTTGGCAGCCTGCAGGTCGGGCTGGTTGTTTACGCTGAAGATTTTGTCGGCGTGGATATAAAACTCCAAGGCTTGCGCAAAGTGCCCCTGGTTATAACAAATCTGTCCCATTTGTTGCAAACAACGGCCTTCAGTTATATCATCTTTTTTATCGACCGCCTGGGCATACATTTTTTTTAAAATGATGAGTGCCGAATCCGGATGTTGCTGACTAAGAGCGCCGATAGAAAGGAGTTGATTTTGTTGTGCAAATAAACCGCTGGCTGCGATACCTAAAAATATGATCAACAAATAAAATGATTTCAGCATGGTGGCACCACTCTATGTGATTAAGGGTATTCGCAAATTACGCGTTCTATTGTTAACTTATCGTTAACAATAAGATCACAGCTTAACAGGGATAGTATTAAGACAAACTGCTGGTCGCATTTTTATGCTATAAGTTTATCAAAATTGGCAATGAACTTTGTTATACTGCATACAAGCGGCATTAAAACCAATTGAACGAGGCACGCTATGAGGCGGATATTGTTTTTAAATATCCAGCACTCAATTAACCTTTCAGTTCAAGGCTGCTTATAAATTGGTCAAGGCTATCCTGCTTATTCAGCTTTAGCTTTTGTTTAAGCCGGTAACGCGTCATCCTAATACTTTTCGGATCAACTCCCAGCCGGGTTGCCATATCCTTGTTTTCCATGCCCATTAAAATATACGAGCAATATTTCAGATCTAATCGCGTGAGGGTGTTACCGGCCCTGTTTTGCAAAGCGTTAAAAAAAAGCGGATGTACATCAGCTATGGATTGCAGCTCATCTACATTCTTGTCCATTCGCAAATTCTGATTAACGATGCGTCCAATCTGCCTGGCTATTACGGGAGAGTCTGCCTGGCTGGCCTTTTGTTTTAATACCTCCAGAATTGAATTTTTCTCTTCAATTTTCAACGTTCCGGCAAGCAGGGCTTTTTCCAACCAATCGGTTCTGTCCTGCAACAGTTCCTGTTGGGCTTGCAGGCGGGCACTTTCCTCTTCGCGCAACGAGGCTCTTAATTCCGCTTCCTGTTTTTCAAGTATCAGTCGCCCCGCTTCAGCCTCCTGCAATCTGGTCATCAATTTGGCTTCTTCTTTCTCCTGGTCGGCCATTTTCTTTTCCTGCTGGGATGCTTTTAACTTAAA
Proteins encoded in this window:
- a CDS encoding MjaI family restriction endonuclease yields the protein MKIKIPNAQIQELLSGKRYNYLKYATQIMNLANQNAQGTRAKVVGQMSDLIQQFEGTTLADWEKWYLESYPTAIDDASDKVWEMIKAFQEGIKKIDRDTVRQWVEELVIVKTFAGLKFQQAILKAVAAKYNKQYRLATPEEESRGIDGIIGDMGVSIKPITYKTKFGLNEMIDVPIIFYNKKKSEIVVEFDLPQLENG
- a CDS encoding helix-turn-helix domain-containing protein, yielding MEIKSKVGSRIREIREKNGISQKDLSYTADLDRSYIASVENGQRNISIVNLEKIAKALKVNLSELFQGV
- a CDS encoding tetratricopeptide repeat protein, which codes for MLKSFYLLIIFLGIAASGLFAQQNQLLSIGALSQQHPDSALIILKKMYAQAVDKKDDITEGRCLQQMGQICYNQGHFAQALEFYIHADKIFSVNNQPDLQAANLGETGVLYYYNKQMGKSRVMYNKALAIYKQNNNLKGQAEILGNIGHLYEKSRQYDSAFYYQNLALKTYNQANYKKGAAKIYENLGSIYEDLARYDSSYVCFEKSLRLYNEEHNEVASIEVVNNLGDILRKTGRYAESVVQSRRAMALARQTGNIYQLAACSKDLGKVYQLMNRMDSAYHYAELSRKYSLEIYSKDGVNQTAFLQVLYDMDKKSNEIMRLNNIRKMNQVIVVAVGVVVVLVVVLGLVIFSRQRLKIKDQHTLAKQKEAEHLVMQLQIKNQQLEEESLKQQLELKSRELSNHTLNLIRNNQLLENMRATLQAMVKDDKRDQKKQMQQIILQINDSFNHEQHWKEFTTAFEQVHQQFFESIKQHSNELTSTDMRLIALLRINLNSNDIAALLGISVDSLRVSRYRLRKKLNISQGGSLTAFIQSL
- a CDS encoding phytase, whose protein sequence is MNLNTFCFAPLALIFLNTACLHAPIDDTTAVKPVIITEAVKYDTDDPAIWINKADPAKSLVIGTDKDADGALYVFDLQGKIVADKVVRGLKRPNNVDLAYGLMLNGKPTDIAITTERITHKLRIFSLPDMKPVDNGGLDMFVGETGAEFRDLMGIAIYTAKNGKMYAVVGRKSGPKTGGYIWQYLLGDDGSGKVKATLVRKFGEYSGKKEIEAIAVDNELGYIYYSDEQVGVRQYYADPEKGDKQLAIFATSGFKADHEGISIYKLTKNTGYILVSDQGANRFQVFSREGTKQNPFEHRLLKVVPVQAQQSDGSDVVNIPLNDTFKHGLFVVMSDDRTFHYYRWEDIAGKTLQVK
- a CDS encoding TonB-dependent receptor, with the protein product MNKILSILFPLLFCAAIASATKIKGHVYDKQSGEALVGATVFLDKTGKVTSTGLDGSFELKDVPAGPATIRITYITYQTIVKEITILKEDNPHLKFYMEPASKSLAEVSVSAATSGSNDHDARRIEQKATQLMNIVSGKAIEISPDLTVANVVQRVSGVSIERNSNGDGQYAIIRGMDKRYNYTMVNGVKIPSPDNKYRYIPLDLFPSDLLERLEVYKTLTPNLEGDAIGGVVNMVMKNAPDHFQVNANLSTGYSQLFFDRNFTSYNSSGINHQSPYELNGSKYNATQADFTKGTLDYTSKKPAPNLIGSLSIGQRFLDNKLGVIVAGSYQNTYRGSNSTFYSSSVNGTDQYAVITSKSYREYSDQQKRLGVQGKVDYVFNQNNKISLYNVYVNLINQQLRDAVSTSYNGVYDPAKGNAELTYTTRSRLTEQQIYNSTLHGDHHFFDGKFKVEWSAVYSSAKNDVPDNTSISLNGIQQNFQQSRTSLVNTSPVNRRWERNTDEDKAGYLDLTYNVFRGEKKLDLMAGGLYRDKQRSSFYNNYALGAREGHSGDLYGVDFKNYTDLVLVVSNPTGAVANSLTYDASEKTGAGYGMFRFTSAKTEITGGARVEHTNQGYNLLFPAGETNPSGSQIYTDVLPSLTVKYHLNQKAQLHASYYKALNRPGFYEIVPSKVINEEYQERGNPNLKRALADNYDLRYELFPGASEQLLIGAFYKKIKDPIEYTFQADATRGQDVYYSPGNFGTANNYGAELDYIKFFHKIGVKANYTYTHSRITTPKTARRINATTGDIEAYLVDQSRPLYGQAENVGNLSLFYKDTKKGWDAQLAGSYIGERINTVSQFLNNDLWQKGQIQVDASAEKRFKHGLSVFAKANNIFNSPAKLFIKGTNAENDKIKENLVSNGQTLIRADYYGQNYLIGLRYKFN